The Oscillatoria acuminata PCC 6304 genomic interval CATTGGGTTCAAGCCTATATGTATCCTGTCAAGGATCGCGACGGCAATATTCGCGAACTGGTGATCATCCATGAAGATATTACGGAACGCCAGAATTTAGAGGCACAATTGGCAGCAAGGGCCGAACAACTCGCCCAAGCTAATCGGATGAAAGACGAGTTCTTATCGACCTTATCTCATGAATTGCGAACTCCTCTGAATTCTATGCTGGGGTGGAGTCAGTTGTTGCAAATGCGAAAATTAGATCTGACTACCACTGGACGAGCACTCGAAAGCATCGAGCGCAATACCAAGGCCCTGACTCAATTGATTGAGGATTTGTTGGATGTTTCGCGGATGATGACGGGTCAGTTTCGGATTCAAGTGCGTCCCGTAGACTTGACGGAACCGATTGAAAATGCGATCGCCTCGGTGCAACCGGCAGCCGATGCTAAAAAAATTTCCATTTGCGCGGCTTTTGCGCCAGAAGTCACCGTGGTTTCAGGAGATCCAGCCCGCTTACAGCAATTGGTGTGGAATCTGCTGTCTAATGCCATTAAGTTTACGGGCACCGGGGGACGAGTGGATGTGGTTTTAGAAGGCGATCGCACGAAAGCTCAAATCATCATTCGGGACACGGGTTCAGGGATTGCGCCGGAGTTTGTACCCTATTTATTTGAACGATTTCGTCAAGCCGATAGTGCAATTACCCGATCGCATGGGGGTTTAGGCATGGGATTGGCGATCGTCCGTCATTTAGTCGAACTCCACGGGGGCACGATCGCCGCTGAAAGTCCCGGACTCGGACAAGGTGCTACCTTTATGGTCACCCTCCCCAAAGAGGCGATCGCGCCTTCCCAGAGTCAAACAGAGGGCCTGCCTGGGGAAAATTTCCGGACCTCCGACGGCTTCTAAGGGAACTCCAAAAAATAAAATCTCCAAAACGTTCGTAGTGACTGTCAATGTAGGGGCGCAATGCGCAGGCCCTCCGGAGGGCCTGCGCATTGCGCCCCTACAGATACCTTCCTTGGCCTGCACATTTACTCCGACAGATACCTTCCTTTCAGTTGAACGGTTGGATGATTTATATTTTGCAATCCCCTTAACGCAAGACCAAAATCACCGTTTGCAATAACCCGATCGCCACCCCGAGGATGCCACCTAAATTGACGATCGCCTGCAATTCACTTTTGACAATGCCTTGAATCGCGCTTTCCAGTTCTTCTGCTGAGGTATTCCGCACCCGTTCCACAATCACGCGATCGATATTCATAATCGGAATCGCTTTGGCAACCAGGACTTCTAAATCTCGTTCCAAATACCGCTCTAAAATTAACGCTAATTCTTTGCTGACTAATCCTAACGAGGCATTCACCACGGAAGAGGCTTGGAGACGCTTAAGAATTAAGTTTGCCACACTTTCCCAGTTGACCGAATGAGTCAACCCCTGAATTAAATCCCCCCCGCGCGTTTGAACATAGGTCCGGATACTTTCTTTGAGGGTTTTTCTGAGTTGGCGAACCGTAGAGACTGGTAAATTTTGCAGGGAAACATTATGCAACCATTCCTGCAACCGAGCTCGGACGCCCAAGGTTTTGATTAATTCCGCAATTCGAGCATTGGCATCTTCTTTCTCATCTAGGCAAAAGGTCCGCAGACGGGTGAGGGTATTGCGCAACCCCAGTAAATTGGCAACCACCCAGTAGGTTCCGCTACTTTTTTCGCGAAACCCTTCATCAATGGCGGTAATATTGCGATCGGTCAGAAAATCAACCAAGGTTTGCCGAATCACTTCCGGAGACAGAACTGCTGTGAGTAACCAGTCTGACAGTTGTTGGGCTTGATTTTCAGTTAATTGAAACTCCAGCAGCACCAGGTCGAAAATTTGGTTAATCTGGGGTTCTAGGAAATCTTCCTGTCTCGCTAGAACTCGAATCATCCGGGGGAAGGATTCTCCCAACAAATCCCGCAGGATACCCGAGAGGATTTTAGCGGTTTTCTGCTCCGTATCGGATTTGAGTTGGGTGAGTGCCAATTCCAGTAACCAGAGAATTGCTGCCTGGATTCGTTCGGTTTCCAGCAGTCGTTTCGCCAACTTTTGCAACTCCGTTGGCGTTAGCAGGGACCCCATAATTGTATCGGCAATCCGTTCGGCTAATCGTTCCTGGTTGCGGGGAATCAAACCCGGGGTAAACGGAACGCGCCGTCCCTTGAAAGAATAGGCACGGTAGGGACGGAATAGCATTTTGATGGCTAAATCGTTGGTGAAATAACCAATAATTCCCCCGGCGATCGGGGGTAAAAAGTAAGGCCAAAGAGACAAGAGATCCATTCGCAATTCAGCGTTTCCTCGTTAAGCATCGCGGGTTAACGGGTAACGGTGAACGGTTAACCCCTCCTCCTCAACACTCAACTGAGACGTTTAGTGACGACTAATACTCCCATGATGCCACCTGCAATGGGGTAATGTGTGGCTTGGGCGAATCCGGCTTGGTGTGCCAGACGGATTTGTTCGGGTCCTTGGGGGAATTTTTCTAGACTGGGGAGGATGTAGGCATATTCATCCTGGAGTCCATTGGCGGTGGCAACGGGGACGACGATGGTTTGAAGTATCCACTGCTGAACAGCGTTGAGGGTGGGATTGTTGGGGCGATGGAAGTCCAGAATGGCGGCGGTTGCACCGGGTTTAAGGACGCGATGGAGTTCCCGCAGACTGCGTGGGATATCGGTGACGTTCCGCAATCCATATCCCATTGTTGCGGCATCAAAAAAGTTGTCGGCAAAGGGGAGATGGAGGGCGTCTGCTTCGATCCAGTGGAGGGTTAGGGGGGGATAATGGGTTTCCCCTCGCTGACGGGCGATTTCCAGTTGAGCACAGGAGAAATCCACGCCGAATACCTGTCCGGTGTTGCCGACTCGTTCCCCCAGCAATTGGGCGAGGTCCCCACTGCCACAGCAGAGATCTAAGCAGGTATCACCGGATGAGGCTTGACTCCATTTGACGGTCATCAATTTCCAGATCCGGTGTTGTCCTAGACTTAACCAATCGTTGAGGCGATCGTAAACGGGGGCTATGCGGTTAAAGAGGGTTTGAATGCGACTGGCATCTGGGGTTGTTTCAACAGCAGGAGGGGTCATGGATGATATCGAGTACAAGTTAGGGCCAGGGCCACCTGTTGGGCGGATAGATGCAACAGTTCGAGTTCATCCTCGCGCAGGATAGAGGGTTCTTTCCATTGCAGGGATAAGATGGCGATTTGTTCGTTGCGGTAATGAATCGGGATGGCAAGATGAGCTTGGATCCCCGAACTTTGGTAGTGGGGGACTTGAGCAAGAGTGGGGTCTTTGGCAATATCGACGGCGATCTGAATATTTGCCGTGGCGATCGCCTCGGCAATCAACGGGTCATCCTGCAACCAGTTCTCTACGGTGCCATCTTTACTGTAGGAGCTTTGGGCTTCAGCTAAGGCATTTTTTTCCACCAACTGTAAAATACAGTAATCCGGAGAAAAGTTTTCCCCAAATGCTTGAGCTAAGGGGGGTAGACAAGCCTCTAAACTTTTAGCCTCGCGGGCAACGCCCACAATGGTCATCAGTAAATTGGTTTGCGCTTGAGCGCGTCGCAGTTCCTCCGTCCGTTGTTTGAGGAGTTCGTAGGTTTCTGCCGCCCGTTGAACCACAGTTTTGAGTTCATTGGGGTCCCACGGTTTAGTAATGTATTTATAGACTTGTCCGGAGTTGATGGCTTCAACGAGATCTTCAATATCGGTGAACCCGGTGAGGATAATCCGCACGGTATTGGGAAACTGGGGGACCGTTTTACTAAGAAACTCGGTTCCCTTCATTTCCGGCATCCGCTGATCAGAGATGATCACCGCCACTTCCCCTTCTTCAGAGAGGATTTCTAAAGCACTGGCTCCACTATCCGCTTTCAGGACCTGAAACTCTCGCCGGAAGGTGCGATAGAGCAAATCCAGGTTATCGGGTTCATCATCGACAACCAGCATTTTCGGTTTTTTTCTGCGCTCTCGACTTTTCAATTGACTCTTGATGTTATCTAGTTCAGGGATTGCGTTATCCATAACACTACAATAAACTCCTTTCGCCCCACCGTCTGAGTAACCACCCTCAATCAATAGTACCCAATCTGGGTCAGGGGGTTAGAACATTGCCGGGAAAAGTTGCGATCGCCTGGGATGCAGCCCCTCTCCAGTGCGCTCACCCCCTGATTTTTCCTGGGGTTACCCGTTTAACCTCGGGTTGCTTACGCCTGTGCCCACCCTTGATCGGGATCCCTTGACCAGATTCCCGTTCCTGGTGAGCAGGGGTCAGCAGGGGCGATCGGCTAAAATTCCAAATCCTCACTTTCTCTACAGAACCGAATGCTAAACTAATAAATTGACCCTTACTCGTCATGCTTATGAGTTTAAATGTAGTCACCTTAGTTGGTCGAGCAGGCCGTGATCCAGAGGTAAAATATTTCGAGTCTGGCAGTGTTGTTTGTAAGTTAACCCTGGCGGTCAATCGGCCCACTCGGAACAGTGACACCCCCGACTGGTTTAATTTAGGTGTGACCCGTTAGTTAGAAACCTTATTTTCCAAAAATAAGGGGGATTAACTACAAGGAAATTGGGGAAATTCCCAAACCCTTGATAACTGAATGTTCATGTTGGTGAGAGCAAATTATATCCCGTTGAAGAGAAAACAGAATTCTTCAACCCCTCAAGTCCAACCCTCTCGGATGCAAGAGTGAAAGCATCCTCCTCACCCTTGAAACTAGCAGATTCAACGGTGGCAGCAAAGGAGGAAACGGAGGTCATTCGGACCCTTACCGAAAATCCCTTCTAGCAAGAGGTTATGGGTAGCTGAATGCAAAGGTATGCAACCGTCGTTAACCAGTCCCAGCGAAAGAGGTTGATACGCTGGCGTCAAAATGACCTAGGGTTAAATTGTCATCTTCAACCGAAGCCTGACAGATTGGAATTGTTCATCTAAATGGAGCAATTTGCATCCCCCACACCCTCGGCGGATAGTACCACCCTAACGCCTCAAAATAATGAACATTCGGAACGGGGAGTCGATGACATTTCTTAAAATGGGTCGATATTTTAAGTAGGTGCTAACCGGATAATGTCATCAGACGAGGATTGAGACCCAAGCCAAAGCCTAACTGTAATGGTTATGGATATGCTGATAGTCTCACGGTGATTTGGAGATAAATTCATCAATTGCAATAAAAATGTCTAATACCAGTCAATCGACTCCGGTGGAATGGAACAACCTCAACTGGCGCAAGCTAGAACGAGCCGTGTTTAAGTTGCAAAATAGAATTTTACGAGCCGCTCAACGTGGAGATAAAAAAGCCGTTCGCAAGCTGCAAAAAACCCTGGCACGCTCTTGGTCCGCAAAATGTCTGGCAATTCGAGAAAGCCTGAAAAAAGTTCATCCCTACCCGGATAGAAATAGATCCGGTTCTCAGGGGAACTGTAGGAAATCTCAACTCCAAGGGGTGGAAAAAAAATTGGGGGAGAAAAAAGGCGATCTCTCTGTTCGCACTGCCAAAAAAATTCGCACTTGTACCCAACAACTATCACGGCTATTCAAAGCCAATAAAACCGCTAAACTGGAAGATTTAATCCCCAAAATCTACACCATTATTCAACATTGGCGCAACCAAAATCCGCATCCAGGCAGCGCGAAACTCCTTAAAAGAATCTATCATGATTTGCACCAAATCGTCATGCATTGGGGACGCCGCAGGACCGGGAGTTATCACAGAGCGTATCATCTCTACGGGGAGCAGCTAAATGGCAGAGTCAAACGGGGAAAACAACCCAGTTAAGGGCATTCCTTAACCGGAAATTGACCCCAAAAAGAGGCTTTTTATCTCAGCGCACCAAATCACTGAGGAGCCGTATGAGGGGAAACTCTCATGTGCGGTTTTGAATCAGAGGTTAGCGAGGCGACTGGCTAATCGACTGTAACAAATCTGGGGTAAACCCGCCGAAATTGCCGCTCAATACGTCCGAAAAGGAAATTTGATTGGGGTCACAGGGAGCTTGAAATTTGACTATTGGAATGACCGTTCCAGTGGTGCTCAACGTTCCAATCCAATCATTAGTGTCGAACGCCTAGATTTACTTGGTTCTAAACAGGATAACGAACAGGGTGGAGGAAATATGGGAGGTGGTTATTCCGATGAATTCTAAACCCTAAAAATCGCAGGTAAGGACAGGGTATTCCCTTGTCCTACCTGAGTCACTGAACAACCATCCCGGAGGAAGAATGGCAGTCACATTGAATCTACAACCTGCGCTAAAACTGACTCCAGAACAGTTTGCCGAATTAGCGCAAATTAATCAAGAATTACAACTAGAATTAACTGCAACTGGAGCATTAATCATTATGCCACCCACTGGAGGAGAAACGGGAAATAAAAACTTTGAAATTTATATCGATTTAGGACTCTGGAACCGTCAAACCCGCCTGGGTAAAGCCTTTGATTCCTCTACTGGGTTTAGGTTGCCAAATGGTGGAGTGCGATCGCCTGATGTCAGTTGGCTCAAACTAGAACGATGGCAGGCATTAACCCCAGAACAGCGTCAGAAATTTTTACCCTTATGTCCCGATTTCGCGATCGAATTAGTCTCGGAAACTGATGAGATTCAAACCACCCGTTCCAAAATGCAAGAATACCTCACCAACGGATTGTGCTTAGGGTGGTTAATCGACCCCGAAACTCAAACCGTCGAGATTTATCGTCAAAATCGCCCAGTAGAAGTTTTGCAATCTCCTTCAACTCTATCCGGGGAAGAAGTCTTACCGGATTTTACCCTTACTTTGCAACCGATTTGGTAATTTGTAATTTATAAAAATAAATATAAGAATCCAACATTTAGGAGGAAGGATGACCGTCACATTAAATCTACAACCCGCGCTACAAATGACCGTAGAACAGTTCGCAGAGTTAGCGCAAATGAATCAAAACTTACAACTAGAATTAACTGCAACTGGAGCGTTAATCATTATGCCACCCACGGGAGGAGAAACGGGCGATCTCAACTTTGAATTAAGCGGCCAATTGTGGGATTGGAACCGCAAAAACCGCCTGGGGAAAGCCTTTGATTCCTCCACCGGGTTTCGGTTGCCGAATGGTGCAGTGCGATCGCCTGATGTCAGTTG includes:
- a CDS encoding DUF445 domain-containing protein, with protein sequence MDLLSLWPYFLPPIAGGIIGYFTNDLAIKMLFRPYRAYSFKGRRVPFTPGLIPRNQERLAERIADTIMGSLLTPTELQKLAKRLLETERIQAAILWLLELALTQLKSDTEQKTAKILSGILRDLLGESFPRMIRVLARQEDFLEPQINQIFDLVLLEFQLTENQAQQLSDWLLTAVLSPEVIRQTLVDFLTDRNITAIDEGFREKSSGTYWVVANLLGLRNTLTRLRTFCLDEKEDANARIAELIKTLGVRARLQEWLHNVSLQNLPVSTVRQLRKTLKESIRTYVQTRGGDLIQGLTHSVNWESVANLILKRLQASSVVNASLGLVSKELALILERYLERDLEVLVAKAIPIMNIDRVIVERVRNTSAEELESAIQGIVKSELQAIVNLGGILGVAIGLLQTVILVLR
- the ubiE gene encoding bifunctional demethylmenaquinone methyltransferase/2-methoxy-6-polyprenyl-1,4-benzoquinol methylase UbiE → MTPPAVETTPDASRIQTLFNRIAPVYDRLNDWLSLGQHRIWKLMTVKWSQASSGDTCLDLCCGSGDLAQLLGERVGNTGQVFGVDFSCAQLEIARQRGETHYPPLTLHWIEADALHLPFADNFFDAATMGYGLRNVTDIPRSLRELHRVLKPGATAAILDFHRPNNPTLNAVQQWILQTIVVPVATANGLQDEYAYILPSLEKFPQGPEQIRLAHQAGFAQATHYPIAGGIMGVLVVTKRLS
- a CDS encoding response regulator; this encodes MDNAIPELDNIKSQLKSRERRKKPKMLVVDDEPDNLDLLYRTFRREFQVLKADSGASALEILSEEGEVAVIISDQRMPEMKGTEFLSKTVPQFPNTVRIILTGFTDIEDLVEAINSGQVYKYITKPWDPNELKTVVQRAAETYELLKQRTEELRRAQAQTNLLMTIVGVAREAKSLEACLPPLAQAFGENFSPDYCILQLVEKNALAEAQSSYSKDGTVENWLQDDPLIAEAIATANIQIAVDIAKDPTLAQVPHYQSSGIQAHLAIPIHYRNEQIAILSLQWKEPSILREDELELLHLSAQQVALALTCTRYHP
- a CDS encoding Uma2 family endonuclease — encoded protein: MAVTLNLQPALKLTPEQFAELAQINQELQLELTATGALIIMPPTGGETGNKNFEIYIDLGLWNRQTRLGKAFDSSTGFRLPNGGVRSPDVSWLKLERWQALTPEQRQKFLPLCPDFAIELVSETDEIQTTRSKMQEYLTNGLCLGWLIDPETQTVEIYRQNRPVEVLQSPSTLSGEEVLPDFTLTLQPIW